The genomic DNA CCAGGTCGGTGGTGAAATGCGGGGTCTGGCCCTCTCTCCAGGATCTGCCGCACTTGTTCAGATCCAGGGCGTAGAACGCGAATCCCCGGTCGGTGAACCGCTCGGCCAGTTCGGTGTGGAAGAAGTAATCGGTGTAACCGTGCACCGCCAACACCGCGTGCCGGGGCGTGCCGCTGCTCTGCGCGGGCCGCACCAGGGTCGAGAAGAGGTCGCCCTCGCCGTGCGGATCGGCGCCCAGCTCGATCGTGGTCTGCACGAACCCTGGCAGGACGTCGGGATCCCATGCCGTCACGGGTTCACTGTAGCGGCGCCGGCTCCCGTTGCAGACCGGCGAGCAACGCACTGGTGCGGCGCATCGTGTCGGGGTCGCCGACGAGGAATCCGACGAACTCGGTGACCCCGATGTCGGAGAACCGGCGCAGCTGCGCCGCCACCTGCTCCTCGTCGCCCACAACGGCTACCCCGCCCACCCCGTCGACTCCTTCGCGGTCCAGCACGCCCCGGTACGAGGGCATCTCCGCGGTGTAGCTGAAGGCCTCCGACAGCGAGTGTCGAACCCCATCGACGTCGTGGGTGACGACCACGGGCAGCGCGGCGATCACCTCGGGAGCGGGCCTGCCGAGGTGTGTGGCGCGGGTGGTGATCCGGGGGACGACGTGCTGTTCCAGCGTTCGGGGGCCGGTCCAGGTGGTGACGGTGCCGTCGGTCAGCTCGGCGGCGAGGTCGAGCATGCGCGGTCCGAGTGCGGCGATGACCACCCGCGGTGCCGGTGCGGCCAGCTCGACACTGCCGACGGCTGTCAGCTGGCTGCCGTGGTAGTCCACGGCGTCGCCGGCCATCGCCGGGATGAGGATCTCCAGGAATTCGCGCATGTACTGCGCGGGCCGGGTGAAGGGCTGCCCCAGCGCTTCCACCATCGTCTGATGACCGGTGCCGATACCGAGCGTCAGTCGCCCGTCGACCGCGGTGTTGGTGGTCATCGCCTGACGCGCCAGCGTCAGCGGGTGCTGGTGATAGGCGACGTTGACGCTGGTGCCCAACTCGATGCGGCGGGCGTGCTGTCCGGCCAGCGCCAACGCTGTCAGCGCGTCCCACGGAGCCAGGCCCGGCACCGGCGGCAGCTGCGGCAGCCAGGCGCGGTGGAAGCCGCCGGCGTCGGCCTCGGTGACGGAACCGAGCACCGTGGTGAGCGTGATGGTGGCGTCGGGCAGAGCCATGGCGGAGATGTGCACGGTGATGCTCCTCGGGGTGACGGATAGTATTCGGAGAGTGTCTCCGCTCAATATATGGAGACTGTCTCCGCTTGTCGACAGGAGGGTCATGCGCGCTGACGCCGCACGCAACCGACGGCGGGTGCTCGAGGCCGCCCACCAGGCCTTCGCGAGATCCGGGGTGTCGGCCTCGCTGGACGACATCGCCCGCGCGGCCGGGGTGGGTCCGGGCACGCTGTACCGGCATTTCCCCACCCGCGACCTCCTGGTGCTGGGCGTCATCGCCGACGGCCTGCACGACCTGGCCGACCGCGCCGCCGGGCTGCTCGACCACCCGGACCCGGCGGAAGCGCTCCAGATCTGGTTGCAGGCGTACGTCGAACAGGCCGGGCTCTTCGACGGGCTGGCGCGCAGCCTGGTGGCCCCGCCCGACGGTGGCGAGGGCAAACAGGCCTGTGATGCGGCCAGTGCCGCCGGCGCAGCCCTGCTGCAGCGCGCCGTGGACGCCGGCGCGCTGCGGCCCGATACCGGCGCCGGCGACGTGCTGGACATGGCGGCGGCGATCGCATGGGTCAGCGAGCAGCCCGACCGTGACGTCGACCAGCGCAACCGGCTGGTGCGGATTCTGGTCGACGGACTGCGTGCCCCGTCACATTCCCACGCGGGCTAACCTGGGACCACAGCCTGCTCGAACAGGCAGGGCTCGACTTCGGAGGACGGACGGGTGTCAGACTCGAACATCACCAAGACGGACGTCGTACTCGTCGGCGCCGGAATCATGAGCGCCACCCTGGGTGCACTGCTGCGCATCGTGGAGCCCAACTGGTCGATCACCTTGATCGAGCGTCTCGATGGCGCGGCGGCCGAGAGCAGCGACCCGTGGAACAACGCGGGCACCGGACACTCCGCGCTGTGTGAGCTCAACTACACGCCGGAGAAGTCCGACGGCACCATCGACATCACCAAGGCCGTGGCCGTCAACGAGCAGTTCCAGGTGTCCCGGCAGTTCTGGGCGCACGCCGTCGAGAAGGGCATCCTTCCCGACGTCCGCAACTTCTTGAACCCGGTGCCGCACGTCAGTTTCGTCGAGGGCGCCGACCGGGTGGAGTACCTGCGCAAGCGGCGGGACGCATTGGCGTCCAACCCGCTGTTCGCCACCACCGAATTCATCAACGACGCCGACGAATTCGCCCGGCGGCTGCCCTTCATGGCGGCCAAGCGCGACTTCGCCCAGCCGGTGGCGCTGAACTGGACCACCGACGGCACCGACATCGACTTCGGATCGCTGGCAAAGCAACTCATCGGCTTCGGCGTGCGCAGCGGCACCAGCGCGATGTTCGGCCACGAGGTGCGCGATGTCAGCCAGCAGTCCGACGGCAGCTGGAACGTCAAGGTGACCAACCGGCGCACCGGCGCCAAGCGCACGTTGAACTCCAAGTTCGTCTTCGTCGGCGCCGGGGGCGACGCCCTGCACCTGCTGCAGAAGTCGGGCATCAAGGAAGCCAAGGGCTACGGCGGTTTCCCAGTGGGTGGCCAGTTCCTGCGGGCCTCCAACCCGGCCGTCACCAGCGGGCACCGCGCCAAGGTCTACGGCTTCCCGCCGCTGGGCGCCCCGCCGATGTCCGCGCCCCACCTCGACACCCGCATCATCAACGGCAAGCCGTGGCTGCTGTTCGGGCCGTTCGCCGGCTGGTCGCCCAAGTTCCTCAAGCAGGGCAAGGTCACCGACCTGCCGCTGTCGGTCAAACCGGACAACCTGACCTCCATGCTGGGCGTCGGTCTGTCGCAGATGAGCCTGGTGAAGTACCTGATCGGACAGCTGATGCTCTCCGAGGGCGACCGGGTGGACGCCCTGCGGGTCTTCGCGCCCAGCGCCGTCGACTCCGACTGGGAGCTCACCCTGGCCGGCCAACGTGTGCAGGTGATCAAGCCGGCCAAGGGCAAGGGCGGCACCCTCGAATTCGGGACCACGGTGCTGGCCGCCGCCGACGGCAGCATCGCCGGCCTGCTCGGTGCCTCCCCGGGCGCCTCCACCGCCGTCCCGGCCATGCTGGACGTGATGGAGCGCTGCTTCGGCGACCGCTTCCAGGCGTGGCAGCCGCGGCTGAAGGAGATGATCCCCTCGCTGGGCACCGAGCTGTCACACGAGCCCGAACTGTTCGCCGAGGTCTGGGACTGGGGCACCAAGGTGCTGGGTCTGGAATCCGGTGCCGACGCCGGCGCCGCCGCCCTGTCCGCCGGAGCGGACACCTCGGTGTCCCCGTCCGAAACCGAAGATCCCGAACCTGCAGGAGTGGTGTGACGGTCGCTCTGCGCCGCAAATGGGCCCAGGACCTCAGCGCGGCAACGCTGTACGAGCTGCTGAAGTTGAGGGTCGAGGTGTTCGTCGTCGAACAGGCCTGCGCCTACCCGGAACTCGACGGCCGTGACCTGCTGCCCGAGACCCGGCACTTCTGGCTCGATCTGCCCGACGGCGAGGTGATCGCCACGCTGCGGCTGATGGAGGAGCACACCGGCGGCGCCAAGTCGTTCCGGATCGGGCGGGTGTGCACCAAACAGGCCGCCCGCGGGCAGGGCCACACCACCCGGCTGCTGCAGGCCGCGCTCGCCGAGGTGGGCGACTACAGCTGCCGCATCGACGCGCAGACCTACCTGGTGGAGATGTACTCCGCGCACGGCTTCGTCCGCGACGGCGAGGAATACCTCGACGACGGCATCCCGCACGTGCCGATGCTGCGACCGGGGAGCCGGACCGAGGACCAGGCGTGAGCGCTGCGGTCTACCCGTTCAGCGCCATCATCGGACACGACCAACTGCGACTGGCCCTGGTGCTGTGCGCGGTGCGCCCGGATATCGGCGGTGTGCTGATCCGCGGCGAGAAGGGCACCGCCAAGTCCACGGCGGTGCGCGCCCTGGCCACCATCCTGGCCGAGGTCGACGACGGCCGCCTCGTCGAGTTGCCCATCGGTGCCACCGAGGACCGGGTGGTGGGGTCGCTGGATCTGCAGAAGGTGCTCCGCGACGGGGAGCACGCCTTCTCGCCCGGTCTGCTGGCCCGCGCCCACCGCGGGGTGCTCTACGTCGACGAGGTGAACCTGCTGCACGACCATCTGGTCGACGTGCTGCTCGACGCCGCGGCGATGGGCCGGGTGCACATCGAGCGGGACGGTGTGTCCCATTCGCATGACGCGCGATTCGTGCTGATCGGCACCATGAACCCCGAAGAGGGCGAGCTGCGCCCGCAGTTGCTGGACCGCTTCGGGCTGACCGTCGACGTGCGGGCCTCGCGGGATGTCGACGTGCGGGTGCAGGTGATCCGCGCCCGGATGGACTACGAATCCGACCCCGCCGGTTTCGCGGCACGCTACGCCGACGCCGACGCCGAGGTGGCCCGCCGCATTGCGCAGGCCCGGGCGCGGGTACCCGCGGTGGAGTTGAGCGACACCGCGTTACGCAGCATCGCCGCGGTGTGCGCGGCTTTTGACGTGGACGGGATGCGGGCCGATCTCGTGGTGGCCCGCACCGCCGTGGCACACGCCGCGTGGCGGGGGGCCGAGGCCGTCGACTCCGAGGACATCAAGGTGGCCGCGGAACTGGCGCTGCCGCACCGCCGCCGCCGCGACCCGTTCGACGACCCCGGGCTCGACCCCGGCGCCCTGGACGAGGCGCTGTCGCAGTCCGAGGCTCCCGAGCCCGACGCCGACCCTGATCCGGACCCCGAACCCGACCCGTCCGGCGGTGGGGGAGCTCCGTCGCCATCGGAAACCCCGCAGCAGCAATCTGATTCGTCGTCGGGCGGCGCGGCGGCCAAACCCAGTGCACCGCCGGCGCGGCCGTTTCGGACCCGCGCCCTGCGGGTGCCCGGCATCGGTGAGGGCGCGCCGGGGCGCCGATCACGGGCCCGCAACCGCACCGGAGCCGTGGTGGGGGCAGCCGACCCCGCGTCGGGCGACGGTCACGGACTGCATCTGTTCGCCACCGTTCTGGCCGCCGCCCGCCGGGCCGCGCCGGTGCGGCCCGGCGCCGAGGACCTGCGCACCGCCGTCCGCGAGGGCCGCGAGGGCAATCTGGTGATTTTTGTTGTCGACGCATCCGGATCGATGGCCGCGCGGGACCGCATGTCGGCCGTCAGCGGGGCGGCGCTGTCGCTGCTGCGTGATGCCTATCAGCGCCGGGACACAGTGGCCGTGGTGACGTTCCGCCAGCGCGGCGCCGCCGTGGTGCTGCCGCCCACCTCCTCGGCCTACATCGCCTCGCGGCGGCTGGCCAGTTTCGACACCGGAGGCAAGACGCCGCTGGCCGAGGGCCTGCTGGCCGCCCGCGACCTGGTGACCCGCGAGAAGGTGCGCGACCGGGCCCGCAGGCCGCTGGTCGTGGTGCTCACCGACGGCCGGGCCACCGGTGGACCGGACCCGCTGGGCCGCACCCGGGTTGCGGCGGCTCGGCTGGTGGCCGAAGGTGCCGCGGCTGTGGTCATCGACTGCGAGACCTCGTACATCAGGCTGGGTCTGGCGGCCACGCTGGCCGGCCAGCTCCACGCCCCGGTGCTGCGGCTCGAGCAGCTGCGCGCCGAGAATCTGACCCAGGCTCTGCGCGACGTCGCCTGAGCGGAAGGAGACACACCATGCCGCAGGGAGTCCCCGCCGTCGTCCCCCGGGACGGGCTGACCACCCGCGCCCGCCGCAACACCCCCGTGCTGGCTGTGCACACCGGGCCCGGCAAGGGCAAGTCCACGGCCGCCTTCGGAATGGCGTTGCGCGCGTGGAATTCCGGGTTGAGCGTGGCGGTGTTCCAATTCGTCAAGAGCGCCAAGTGGAAGGTCGGCGAGGAGGCCGCTTTTCGGCGACTCGGTGAATTGCACGAGCAGCACGGGGTGGGAGCACCCGTGGAGTGGCACAAGATGGGCTCGGGGTGGTCCTGGACCCGCAAACAGGGCGACGAGGCCGATCACGCCGACGCGGCGGCCGACGGCTGGACCGAGATCGCCCGCCGGCTGGCCGCCGAGCAACACGACTTCTACGTGCTCGACGAGTTCACCTACCCCCTGAAGTGGGGGTGGGTGGACACCGCCGAGGTGGTCGACACCTTGACGCGGCGCCCCGGCATGCAACACGTGGTGATCACCGGCCGGGACGCGCCGGCGGCGCTGGTCGAGGCCGCCGACCTGGTGACGGAGATGGCCAAGGTCAAACACCCCATGGACGCGGGGCGCAAAGGTCAGAAGGGCATCGAGTGGTGAGCCGATGACAGCGCCCGCGGTCGTGATCGCCGCACCCTCGTCCGGAAGCGGAAAGACCACGGTGGCAACGGGTCTGATGGGTGCCCTGCGCGCTGCCGGACATTCGGTGGCCCCGTTCAAGGTGGGACCCGACTTCATCGATCCGGGCTATCACGCCCTGGCCACCGGACGGCCCGGCCGCAACCTCGACCCCGTGCTGGTGGGCGAGGATCTGGTGGACGCGCTGTATGCCCACGGCCGCGGCGGTGCCGACATCGCCGTCATCGAAGGAGTGATGGGACTGTTCGACGGCCGGGTCGCCGACGGGGTGCAGGTGCCGGCCCCCGGATCCACCGCACACGTCGCCGCACTGCTGCGGGTGCCGGTGGTGCTGGTGGTCGATGCCCGTGGTCAGAGCCAGAGCATTGCAGCTCTGCTGCATGGCTTTTCGACCTATGACAGCGGCACGCGGCTGGCCGGGGTGATCCTCAACCGGGTGGGATCGGCCCGCCACGAGCAGATCCTGCGCGCGGCCTGCGACACCGTGGGACTGCCCGTGCTGGGCGCCATTCCGCGGCACGCCGAACTCGAGGTCCCGTCGCGGCACCTCGGCCTCATCACCGCCGTCGAACACGGGTCCGCCGCCGGCGCCGCCGTCGCGGCCATGACCGCGTTGATCGCCGAGCACGTGGACCTGCAGGCGGTCACCCGAATCGCGGCCGCCGCGACCACCCCGGTCTACGCATGGTCACCCGACATCGTGGGGGAGCCGGTGGCAGGGGATCCGGTGGTGGCGGTGGCCGCCGGGCGGGCATTCAGTTTCAGCTACGCCGAGCAGGTCGAACTGCTGACCGCCGCAGGCGCTCAGGTCGTGCCGTTCGATCCGTTGACCGAGTCGTTGCCACCCGACACCTCCGCACTGGTGCTGCCGGGTGGCTTCCCGGAGCAGTACCTGATGGAGCTCTCGGGCAACTCCGCACTGCGCGAACAGATCCGGACGCTGGCCCAGCGCGGCCCCGTGCACGCCGAGTGCGCGGGTCTGACCTACCTGATGGGCGACCTCGACGGCCACCCGATGTGCGGTGTCTTCCAAGGGTCGGCACGCTTCACCCCACGGCTCACCCTGGGTTACCGCGAGGCGGTGGCTCTCGGGGACTCCGCGCTGCACGCCGCGGGAACCCGGCTCGCCGGTCACGAATTCCACCGCACCACAGTCGAATTCACCAGCGAGTACCCGCCTGCGTGGGGCTGGCGGATGCCTGACGGATCCACCCGTCGTGACGGTGCGGTGCATGCCGGCGTGCACGCGTCCTATCTGCACACCCATCCCGCCGCCGATCCGCAATCCGTGCGCCGCTTCGTTGCGCACGCCGCACCCTCTAAGCTCGCCGGGTGACCGAGAACGCCTACCTCGTCGGACTCCGCCTCGCCGGCAAGAAGGTCGTCGTGGTCGGTGGGGGATCGGTGGCGCAGCGCCGCCTGGGCCTGCTCGTCGACTCCGGGGCCGATGTGCACGTCATCACCCGTGCTGCCACCCCGGCCGTGGAGGCGATGGCCGGGATCACCGTGGAACTGCGCGACTACCGTGCCGGTGATCTCGAGGGTGCCTGGTACGCCATTGCTGCGACCGACGAACCGCACACCAACGCGGCGATCGTTGCCGAAGCCGACAGCAGGCGGATCTTCTGCGTGCGCGCCGACATCGCCGTCGAAGGCTCGGCGGTGACGCCGGCCACCCTGGACCACGCCGGGTTGTCGGTGGGCGTGCTCGCCGGCGGAGAGCATCGCCGCTCGGCGGGCATCCGCACCGCGATCCAGGAGGCATTGCAGACCGGCGTCATCTCGTCGCGGGAGGAGCTGGCCGAGACGTCCAACGACCTGCGCGGCAGTGTTGCGCTGGTAGGCGGCGGCCCGGGTGATCCCGAACTCATCACTGTGCGCGGCCGGCGGTTGCTGGCGCGCGCTGATGTGGTGGTGGCCGACCGGCTGGCGCCGGCCCAGCTGCTCGACGAATTGCCGCCGCACGTCGAGGTGATCGATGCCGCCAAGATCCCGTACGGCCGGGCCATGGCTCAGGAGGCCATTAACGACGTTCTCATAAACCGAGCCCGGTCCGGCCACTTCGTTGTCCGGCTCAAGGGCGGCGATCCGTTCGTCTTCGCCCGCGGATATGAGGAAGTTCTCGCCTGCACCGCCGCTGGGATCCCGGTCACAGTGGTGCCGGGGATCACCAGCGCCATCGCCGTTCCGGCGGCGGCCGGTGTGCCGGTCACCCACCGTGCGGTCAACCACGAGTTCGTCGTCGTCAGCGGGCACTTGGCCCCCGACCATCCCGAGTCGTTGGTCAACTGGTCCGCACTGGCGGCCTTGAAAGGCACGATCGTGCTGCTCATGGCGGTGGAGCGGATCGAGTTGTTCGCCCGGGCGCTGCGTGAGGGCGGCCGCCCGGCGCATACCCCGGTGCTGGTGGTTCAGCACGGGACAACATCGGCGGAACGGGTGGTCCGGGCCAGCTTGGCCGATGCGGCCGAGGTGATCCGGGCCGAGGGGATCAGGCCCCCGGCGATCATCGTGATCGGTGCCGTCGTCGACGTCGGAGCCCCGTCGACCTAGGCCGCACGGGTCCCGCCTCGGGGGGTTCTGTGACCATTCCGAGCTTTAAACAACTCTTAAGATTACTGTAGGGTAGCTCGGTATGACGGCACTCAACGACGCCGAGCGGGCACACGCGGAAGCACGCGCTGCCGGTTCGGACCGCGCGCTGCCGGTGAAGGTGGACAAGACGCCACGTGCGGGCAAGATCCCCAGCTGGTTGCCGTCGCGGCGGTTCATCTATGCAGTGATCGCCATCGGCGGGATGCAGCTGCTCGCCACCATGGACAGCACCATCGCCATCGTCGCGCTGCCGCAGATCCAGGACGAGCTGGGGCTCTCCGACGCAGGACGCAGCTGGGTCATCACCGCCTACGTCCTGACGTTCGGCGGTCTGATGCTCCTCGGCGGCCGCCTCGGCGACACCATCGGACGCAAGCGCACCTTCATCGTGGGCGTCGCCCTGTTCACCATCGCCTCGGTGCTCTGCGGAATCGCCTGGAGTGAGGGCACTCTCGTGGTGGCCCGGCTGCTGCAGGGCGTGGGCGCGGCCATCGCCTCGCCCACCGGGCTGGCTCTGGTGGCCACCACGTTCCCCAAGGGTCCGGCCCGCAATGCCGCCACCGCCGTGTTCGCCGCGATGACCGGCGTGGGCTCGGTGATGGGCCTGGTGGTCGGTGGCGCACTCACCGAGGTGTCGTGGCGACTGGCGTTCCTGGTGAACGTCCCGATCGGCCTGCTGATGCTGTACCTGGCCTACACCACCCTGCGTGAGACCAACAAAGAGCGGATGAAGCTCGACGCGGCCGGCGCCCTGCTGGCCACGCTGGGCTGCACCGCCGCCGTCTTCGGATTCACCCAGGGGCCGGAGAACGGCTGGCTGGCCCCGATGACCCTCGGTGCGGGCGTCGTCGCGCTGCTCGCCTTCGTGGGATTCGTGATCGCCGAACGCAGCGCCGAGAACCCCGTGGTGCCCTTCTCGCTCTTCCGGGACCGCAACCGGGTGGCGACGTTCTACGCGGTGTTCCTCGCCGGCGGCGTGATGTTCACCCTGACCGTGCTGATCGGCCTGTATGTGCAGGACATCATGGGCTACAGCGCGCTCAAGGCCGGCATCGGTTTCATCCCGTTCGTCATCGCCCTGGGTATCGGACTCGGGGTCTCCTCGGTACTGGTGTCGAAGTTCCCGCCGAGGATCCTGGTCATCGGCGGCGGTGTGCTGGTGCTCGCCGCCATGCTCTACGGCAGTACCCTGCACGGCGACATCCCGTACTTCCCGAACCTGGTGCTGCCGATCACGGTCGGCGGTTTCGGTATCGGCATGATCGTGGTGCCTCTGACGGTCTCGGCCATCGCCGGTGTGGGCTTCGATCAGATCGGCCCCGTCTCGGCGATCGCGCTGATGCTGCAGAACCTCGGTGGCCCCGTGGTCCTGGCCATCATCCAGGCGGTCATCACCTCCCGGACGCTGTACCTCGGTGGCACCACCGGGCCGGTCAAGGACATGAACGAGGCGCAACTGAACGCTCTCGACGCCGGCTACACCTACGGCCTGCTGTGGGTGGCCGCGGTCGCGGTCCTGGTCGGGTGTGCCGCTCTGTTCATCGGTTACACCGCCAAGCAGGTGGCGCACGCTCAGGAAGTCAAAGACGCCATCGATGCGGGCGAGTTGTAGGACCGGGAATCACCCGGAAAAAGTATCCGTTGGAGTGGTTTGAGCTTGTTCACCCCTGGGTATGAGCATCGCATCACAGTCCCTGTGCGCCCCGCAGCGGTGCACGGGACGATCCTGGCGGGGAAATCACACCGATGTCATTCATCCCCAGCTGTGCACAACCACTGTGGATGAATCCACAATCGGACGCCTGAACCCGCAGCCACCGCACGCCATGGGCACTGAGTAGGCTCTCCCGTCGTGATCACCCGCATGTCGGAGCTGTTCCTCCGAACCCTCCGTGACGACCCGGCCGATGCCGAGGTCCCCAGCCACAAGCTGCTCATCCGCGCCGGCTACGTCCGGCCGGTGGGCCCCGGCCTGTACAGCTGGCTGCCGCTGGGCCTGCGGGTGCTGCGCAAGATCGAGGCGATCGTCCGCGACGAGATGGCTCACATCGGGGGGCAGGAGATCCTGTTCCCGGCGCTGCTGCCGCGCGCGCCGTACGAGGCCACCAGCCGCTGGACCGAATACGGTCCCAACCTGTTCCGCCTCCAGGACCGCCGGCGCAACGACTACCTGCTGGCGCCCACGCACGAAGAGATGTTCGCGCTGA from Mycolicibacterium tokaiense includes the following:
- a CDS encoding TIGR03564 family F420-dependent LLM class oxidoreductase — its product is MHISAMALPDATITLTTVLGSVTEADAGGFHRAWLPQLPPVPGLAPWDALTALALAGQHARRIELGTSVNVAYHQHPLTLARQAMTTNTAVDGRLTLGIGTGHQTMVEALGQPFTRPAQYMREFLEILIPAMAGDAVDYHGSQLTAVGSVELAAPAPRVVIAALGPRMLDLAAELTDGTVTTWTGPRTLEQHVVPRITTRATHLGRPAPEVIAALPVVVTHDVDGVRHSLSEAFSYTAEMPSYRGVLDREGVDGVGGVAVVGDEEQVAAQLRRFSDIGVTEFVGFLVGDPDTMRRTSALLAGLQREPAPLQ
- a CDS encoding TetR/AcrR family transcriptional regulator, with amino-acid sequence MRADAARNRRRVLEAAHQAFARSGVSASLDDIARAAGVGPGTLYRHFPTRDLLVLGVIADGLHDLADRAAGLLDHPDPAEALQIWLQAYVEQAGLFDGLARSLVAPPDGGEGKQACDAASAAGAALLQRAVDAGALRPDTGAGDVLDMAAAIAWVSEQPDRDVDQRNRLVRILVDGLRAPSHSHAG
- the mqo gene encoding malate dehydrogenase (quinone) produces the protein MSATLGALLRIVEPNWSITLIERLDGAAAESSDPWNNAGTGHSALCELNYTPEKSDGTIDITKAVAVNEQFQVSRQFWAHAVEKGILPDVRNFLNPVPHVSFVEGADRVEYLRKRRDALASNPLFATTEFINDADEFARRLPFMAAKRDFAQPVALNWTTDGTDIDFGSLAKQLIGFGVRSGTSAMFGHEVRDVSQQSDGSWNVKVTNRRTGAKRTLNSKFVFVGAGGDALHLLQKSGIKEAKGYGGFPVGGQFLRASNPAVTSGHRAKVYGFPPLGAPPMSAPHLDTRIINGKPWLLFGPFAGWSPKFLKQGKVTDLPLSVKPDNLTSMLGVGLSQMSLVKYLIGQLMLSEGDRVDALRVFAPSAVDSDWELTLAGQRVQVIKPAKGKGGTLEFGTTVLAAADGSIAGLLGASPGASTAVPAMLDVMERCFGDRFQAWQPRLKEMIPSLGTELSHEPELFAEVWDWGTKVLGLESGADAGAAALSAGADTSVSPSETEDPEPAGVV
- a CDS encoding GNAT family N-acetyltransferase; protein product: MTVALRRKWAQDLSAATLYELLKLRVEVFVVEQACAYPELDGRDLLPETRHFWLDLPDGEVIATLRLMEEHTGGAKSFRIGRVCTKQAARGQGHTTRLLQAALAEVGDYSCRIDAQTYLVEMYSAHGFVRDGEEYLDDGIPHVPMLRPGSRTEDQA
- a CDS encoding magnesium chelatase subunit D family protein produces the protein MSAAVYPFSAIIGHDQLRLALVLCAVRPDIGGVLIRGEKGTAKSTAVRALATILAEVDDGRLVELPIGATEDRVVGSLDLQKVLRDGEHAFSPGLLARAHRGVLYVDEVNLLHDHLVDVLLDAAAMGRVHIERDGVSHSHDARFVLIGTMNPEEGELRPQLLDRFGLTVDVRASRDVDVRVQVIRARMDYESDPAGFAARYADADAEVARRIAQARARVPAVELSDTALRSIAAVCAAFDVDGMRADLVVARTAVAHAAWRGAEAVDSEDIKVAAELALPHRRRRDPFDDPGLDPGALDEALSQSEAPEPDADPDPDPEPDPSGGGGAPSPSETPQQQSDSSSGGAAAKPSAPPARPFRTRALRVPGIGEGAPGRRSRARNRTGAVVGAADPASGDGHGLHLFATVLAAARRAAPVRPGAEDLRTAVREGREGNLVIFVVDASGSMAARDRMSAVSGAALSLLRDAYQRRDTVAVVTFRQRGAAVVLPPTSSAYIASRRLASFDTGGKTPLAEGLLAARDLVTREKVRDRARRPLVVVLTDGRATGGPDPLGRTRVAAARLVAEGAAAVVIDCETSYIRLGLAATLAGQLHAPVLRLEQLRAENLTQALRDVA
- the cobO gene encoding cob(I)yrinic acid a,c-diamide adenosyltransferase, with the protein product MPQGVPAVVPRDGLTTRARRNTPVLAVHTGPGKGKSTAAFGMALRAWNSGLSVAVFQFVKSAKWKVGEEAAFRRLGELHEQHGVGAPVEWHKMGSGWSWTRKQGDEADHADAAADGWTEIARRLAAEQHDFYVLDEFTYPLKWGWVDTAEVVDTLTRRPGMQHVVITGRDAPAALVEAADLVTEMAKVKHPMDAGRKGQKGIEW
- a CDS encoding cobyrinate a,c-diamide synthase codes for the protein MTAPAVVIAAPSSGSGKTTVATGLMGALRAAGHSVAPFKVGPDFIDPGYHALATGRPGRNLDPVLVGEDLVDALYAHGRGGADIAVIEGVMGLFDGRVADGVQVPAPGSTAHVAALLRVPVVLVVDARGQSQSIAALLHGFSTYDSGTRLAGVILNRVGSARHEQILRAACDTVGLPVLGAIPRHAELEVPSRHLGLITAVEHGSAAGAAVAAMTALIAEHVDLQAVTRIAAAATTPVYAWSPDIVGEPVAGDPVVAVAAGRAFSFSYAEQVELLTAAGAQVVPFDPLTESLPPDTSALVLPGGFPEQYLMELSGNSALREQIRTLAQRGPVHAECAGLTYLMGDLDGHPMCGVFQGSARFTPRLTLGYREAVALGDSALHAAGTRLAGHEFHRTTVEFTSEYPPAWGWRMPDGSTRRDGAVHAGVHASYLHTHPAADPQSVRRFVAHAAPSKLAG
- the cobA gene encoding uroporphyrinogen-III C-methyltransferase, with amino-acid sequence MTENAYLVGLRLAGKKVVVVGGGSVAQRRLGLLVDSGADVHVITRAATPAVEAMAGITVELRDYRAGDLEGAWYAIAATDEPHTNAAIVAEADSRRIFCVRADIAVEGSAVTPATLDHAGLSVGVLAGGEHRRSAGIRTAIQEALQTGVISSREELAETSNDLRGSVALVGGGPGDPELITVRGRRLLARADVVVADRLAPAQLLDELPPHVEVIDAAKIPYGRAMAQEAINDVLINRARSGHFVVRLKGGDPFVFARGYEEVLACTAAGIPVTVVPGITSAIAVPAAAGVPVTHRAVNHEFVVVSGHLAPDHPESLVNWSALAALKGTIVLLMAVERIELFARALREGGRPAHTPVLVVQHGTTSAERVVRASLADAAEVIRAEGIRPPAIIVIGAVVDVGAPST
- a CDS encoding MFS transporter gives rise to the protein MTALNDAERAHAEARAAGSDRALPVKVDKTPRAGKIPSWLPSRRFIYAVIAIGGMQLLATMDSTIAIVALPQIQDELGLSDAGRSWVITAYVLTFGGLMLLGGRLGDTIGRKRTFIVGVALFTIASVLCGIAWSEGTLVVARLLQGVGAAIASPTGLALVATTFPKGPARNAATAVFAAMTGVGSVMGLVVGGALTEVSWRLAFLVNVPIGLLMLYLAYTTLRETNKERMKLDAAGALLATLGCTAAVFGFTQGPENGWLAPMTLGAGVVALLAFVGFVIAERSAENPVVPFSLFRDRNRVATFYAVFLAGGVMFTLTVLIGLYVQDIMGYSALKAGIGFIPFVIALGIGLGVSSVLVSKFPPRILVIGGGVLVLAAMLYGSTLHGDIPYFPNLVLPITVGGFGIGMIVVPLTVSAIAGVGFDQIGPVSAIALMLQNLGGPVVLAIIQAVITSRTLYLGGTTGPVKDMNEAQLNALDAGYTYGLLWVAAVAVLVGCAALFIGYTAKQVAHAQEVKDAIDAGEL